One genomic window of Halorubrum hochsteinianum includes the following:
- a CDS encoding DUF7130 family rubredoxin-like protein: MASEEPEFADVSIGQTVYDESGDELGTVRGVDDAGFYVSAPTGTDPLALTDARDVFGTAYVMWRCWECGEMGEIGDELPENCPSCDAPREELYYWAED, from the coding sequence ATGGCCTCCGAAGAACCCGAATTCGCCGACGTGAGCATCGGACAGACGGTGTACGACGAGTCGGGCGATGAGCTGGGGACGGTCCGCGGGGTCGACGACGCCGGCTTCTACGTCTCCGCGCCGACGGGCACGGACCCGCTGGCGCTCACCGACGCCCGCGACGTGTTCGGCACCGCCTACGTGATGTGGCGCTGCTGGGAGTGCGGCGAGATGGGCGAGATCGGTGACGAGCTCCCCGAGAACTGCCCGAGCTGCGACGCGCCCCGCGAGGAGCTGTACTACTGGGCCGAGGACTGA
- a CDS encoding DUF7139 domain-containing protein, with protein MTSLSEAYGGRGRSGVDPRRLYLGVGSFVAGALLVVAGILVAAEVTVPAGYSAGDARQLGGVLGGVGVPLVLLGVMAVLPADRNTYAAAVVGAAVMCLGVALFAHAYPQQWVGGPRPELTDLTLPTAGVYFLGAATTLWSVFVGVANFKTRNDPGGTVTMEVTHKGETRVVEVPRDQLGSRGGVGLLGGTPDGDVETQTNRPADSADASSRGSPASPSDRSPGAPSDPEAATTGTGQSGATDRSGTNGRSGVDGRSGPGSPGVSDGGSAEADITSPLDDAGPTDAPSSPAAPDAAPSPGSPAARDGPGDAYCGNCAKFDYVRTDDGMRPYCAHYDELMDDMEACDSWTPR; from the coding sequence ATGACCAGTCTCTCGGAGGCGTACGGCGGACGGGGGCGCTCCGGGGTCGACCCGCGTCGGCTCTATCTCGGTGTGGGTTCGTTCGTCGCGGGCGCGCTGCTCGTCGTGGCGGGGATCCTCGTCGCGGCGGAGGTGACGGTGCCGGCGGGGTACTCCGCGGGGGACGCCCGGCAGCTCGGCGGCGTCCTCGGCGGCGTCGGCGTCCCGCTTGTGCTGCTCGGCGTGATGGCCGTCTTACCGGCCGACCGCAACACCTACGCCGCGGCGGTCGTCGGCGCGGCCGTCATGTGTCTCGGCGTGGCGCTGTTCGCGCACGCGTACCCCCAGCAGTGGGTCGGCGGGCCGCGCCCGGAGCTGACAGACCTCACGCTGCCGACCGCGGGCGTCTACTTCCTCGGCGCGGCGACGACGCTGTGGAGCGTGTTCGTCGGCGTCGCGAACTTCAAGACCCGCAACGACCCCGGCGGTACCGTCACGATGGAGGTGACCCACAAGGGAGAGACCAGGGTCGTCGAGGTGCCCCGCGACCAGCTCGGGAGCCGCGGCGGCGTCGGCCTCCTCGGCGGGACCCCGGACGGCGACGTCGAGACCCAGACGAACCGCCCGGCCGACTCGGCTGACGCCTCCTCTCGGGGGTCGCCCGCATCTCCGTCCGACCGCTCCCCCGGAGCGCCGAGCGACCCCGAGGCGGCGACCACCGGAACGGGACAGTCCGGCGCGACTGACCGCTCCGGAACGAACGGCCGGTCGGGGGTCGACGGCCGCTCCGGTCCCGGGTCGCCCGGCGTGAGCGACGGCGGCAGCGCGGAGGCCGACATCACCTCGCCGCTCGACGACGCCGGCCCGACCGACGCCCCGTCGTCGCCGGCCGCGCCCGACGCCGCCCCCTCGCCCGGCTCCCCCGCCGCGCGCGACGGACCGGGCGACGCCTACTGCGGCAACTGCGCGAAGTTCGACTACGTCCGCACCGACGACGGCATGCGCCCCTACTGCGCGCACTACGACGAGCTCATGGACGACATGGAAGCCTGCGACTCCTGGACCCCGCGCTGA
- a CDS encoding aldehyde ferredoxin oxidoreductase family protein, translating into MADRDHALRVDLSSETVEREPVPAAWRRRFLGGKGIGARYLYDELDPGTDPLGPGNLLAFCVGPLSGYLPGETRYAAVTKSPLTGGFLDSYAGDDFAGRLAGSLDDCLALLVTGAADRPVRIVVEGGDARVEPAEAWGADTVETDGVHPDAGVACIGPAGERGVAYATIASDAGDHHAGRGGAGAVMGSKRLKAVVARDDPPAVPPELVPLRERVERAYAEGDTGRWQAAGETLESVDFANEVGALATEGWQRDRFAAADDIGIEAAADAAVGRERPDSAVPGGFEVETDEGRSVPRGATPMTLGAGLGVESFDAVAALGERCDRLGVDVISAGNAVAWAVRAAEAGRVDCDVSFGDPDGARALIEAIATGADGPCEPGVTDALADGVDAAADAYGTDDAIPTVKSMELPAYDPRAAVGMALAYATSDRGGCHRRARPIEWEAVAEEASTRERVAAVVTAQNTRSALWSFVADDFAGEPLWDEFGAEWFAALGRDHDAESLRLAGERIWTLVRLFNAREGFDRGDDELPPTLTDPVPGGSEATDGLDREAFERLLDAYYAARGWDRDGLPTPETLARLDLDATVDGETPVGMSSDPAAF; encoded by the coding sequence ATGGCCGACCGAGACCACGCCTTACGGGTCGACCTCTCCTCGGAGACCGTCGAGCGAGAGCCCGTCCCGGCGGCGTGGCGTCGCCGGTTCCTCGGCGGGAAGGGGATCGGTGCCCGCTACCTCTACGACGAGCTCGACCCCGGCACCGACCCCTTGGGCCCCGGGAACCTGCTGGCCTTCTGCGTCGGCCCGCTCTCGGGGTACCTCCCCGGCGAGACCAGATACGCTGCCGTGACGAAGTCGCCGCTGACCGGCGGCTTCCTCGACTCGTACGCCGGCGACGACTTCGCCGGCCGGCTGGCCGGCTCGCTCGACGACTGCCTCGCCCTGCTCGTGACCGGGGCCGCCGACCGGCCGGTCCGGATCGTCGTCGAGGGCGGCGACGCCCGCGTCGAGCCGGCCGAGGCGTGGGGCGCGGACACGGTCGAGACCGACGGCGTCCACCCGGACGCCGGCGTCGCCTGTATCGGGCCGGCGGGCGAGCGCGGCGTGGCCTACGCGACGATCGCCTCGGACGCGGGCGACCACCACGCCGGCCGGGGCGGGGCCGGCGCGGTCATGGGGTCGAAGCGGCTCAAGGCCGTCGTGGCCCGCGACGACCCGCCCGCGGTGCCGCCCGAACTGGTCCCGCTCCGCGAGCGCGTCGAGCGCGCGTACGCCGAGGGCGACACGGGCCGCTGGCAGGCGGCCGGCGAGACGTTAGAGAGCGTCGACTTCGCCAACGAGGTCGGCGCGCTCGCCACCGAGGGGTGGCAGCGCGACCGCTTCGCGGCCGCCGACGACATCGGCATCGAGGCGGCCGCGGACGCCGCGGTCGGCCGGGAACGCCCCGACAGCGCGGTGCCCGGCGGCTTCGAGGTCGAGACCGACGAGGGCCGGTCCGTCCCCCGCGGCGCGACCCCGATGACCCTCGGTGCCGGGCTCGGCGTGGAGTCGTTCGACGCCGTCGCGGCGCTGGGCGAGCGCTGCGACCGCCTCGGCGTCGACGTCATCTCGGCCGGCAACGCCGTCGCGTGGGCGGTCCGGGCGGCCGAGGCCGGCCGCGTCGACTGCGACGTGTCGTTCGGCGACCCCGACGGGGCCCGCGCGCTCATCGAGGCGATCGCGACCGGCGCGGACGGCCCCTGCGAGCCGGGGGTCACCGACGCGCTCGCCGACGGCGTCGACGCCGCCGCCGACGCGTACGGCACCGACGACGCCATCCCGACGGTCAAGTCGATGGAGCTGCCGGCGTACGACCCGCGCGCGGCCGTCGGGATGGCGCTGGCGTACGCGACGAGCGACCGCGGCGGCTGTCACCGTCGCGCCCGGCCCATCGAGTGGGAGGCCGTCGCCGAGGAGGCGTCGACGCGCGAGCGGGTCGCCGCGGTCGTGACCGCGCAGAACACCCGGTCGGCGCTGTGGAGCTTCGTCGCCGACGACTTCGCCGGCGAGCCGCTGTGGGACGAGTTCGGGGCCGAGTGGTTCGCCGCGCTCGGCCGCGACCACGACGCCGAGTCGCTCCGGCTGGCCGGCGAGCGGATCTGGACCCTCGTGCGGCTGTTCAACGCCCGCGAGGGGTTCGACCGCGGGGACGACGAACTCCCCCCGACGCTGACCGACCCGGTCCCCGGCGGCTCCGAGGCGACCGACGGGCTCGACCGCGAGGCCTTCGAACGCCTCCTCGACGCCTACTACGCCGCGCGCGGCTGGGACCGCGACGGACTCCCCACCCCCGAGACGCTCGCGCGGCTCGACCTCGACGCGACTGTCGACGGCGAGACGCCGGTCGGGATGTCGTCGGACCCCGCCGCCTTCTGA
- a CDS encoding acetate--CoA ligase family protein — MGTLNELFDPDRVAVVGATAREGAVGRAVTSNLLDDFDGDTVPVNPNYDEVLGTPCVDEVADADADVAVVVVPPSIVLDAIEACGEAGVRNVVVITAGFGETGEDGAAREQRLAELADEHDLNLVGPNSLGIMSTPSGMNATFGPENALPGGLSFMSQSGAFVTAVLDWANDNGIGFKDVVSLGNKAVLDETDFVDHWGADEETDVIIGYLEGIEDGREFIETARETTQDTPIVAVKSGRTSAGAQAASSHTGTLAGSDKAYEAGLDQAGVIRAESVDELFDAAGILGSQPLPDTDSVAIVTNAGGPGVMATDAVGDADLDMASFTRETTDALAESMPEEANIHNPVDVIGDADVARFREALETTVADDNVGAALVLAAPTATIDFDELADAITDVSAEMDAPVAACLMGGDRTREPKQRLQAQGIPCYFDPARAIDSLATLAEYRDIKAREYAEPMSFDVDRERAREILGTVRDRDDNRLGVEAMELLDAYGIPTPDGEIVDSPERAREVAEAVDGDVVMKIVSPDILHKSDIGGVAVGVSDEDVADTYEDLITRARNYQPDATVLGVQVQEMVDLDDGVETIVGMNRDPQFGPLLMFGLGGIFVEVMEDTTFRVAPVSEPEAREMTEEIQSAPLLRGARGRDPVDVDAVIETIGRLSQLVTDFPAILELDINPLVALPDDDGGTNAAAVDVRLTVDPEELDSATADPETDPTPIDAEEPTND, encoded by the coding sequence ATGGGTACGCTCAACGAGCTGTTCGACCCGGACCGGGTCGCCGTCGTCGGTGCCACCGCCCGCGAGGGTGCCGTCGGTCGCGCCGTCACGTCGAATCTCCTCGACGACTTCGACGGCGACACGGTCCCCGTCAACCCGAACTACGACGAGGTGCTCGGGACGCCCTGCGTCGACGAGGTGGCCGACGCCGACGCCGACGTGGCCGTCGTCGTCGTCCCCCCCTCGATCGTGTTGGACGCGATCGAGGCGTGCGGCGAGGCCGGCGTCCGGAACGTCGTCGTGATCACCGCCGGGTTCGGCGAGACCGGAGAGGACGGGGCCGCGAGGGAGCAGCGCCTCGCGGAGCTAGCCGACGAGCACGACCTCAACCTCGTCGGCCCCAACAGCCTGGGGATCATGTCGACGCCCTCCGGGATGAACGCGACGTTCGGCCCGGAGAACGCGCTCCCGGGCGGGCTCTCCTTCATGAGCCAGTCCGGCGCGTTCGTCACGGCGGTCCTCGACTGGGCCAACGACAACGGGATCGGCTTCAAGGACGTCGTCTCGCTCGGCAACAAGGCGGTGTTAGACGAGACGGACTTCGTCGACCACTGGGGGGCGGACGAGGAGACCGACGTGATAATCGGCTACCTCGAAGGGATCGAGGACGGCCGCGAGTTCATCGAGACCGCCCGCGAGACGACCCAGGACACCCCGATCGTCGCCGTGAAGTCGGGGCGGACCAGCGCCGGCGCGCAGGCCGCCTCCTCGCACACCGGCACGCTCGCCGGCTCCGACAAGGCGTACGAGGCCGGCCTCGATCAGGCGGGCGTCATCCGCGCGGAGTCGGTCGACGAGCTGTTCGACGCCGCCGGCATCCTCGGCAGCCAGCCGCTGCCGGACACCGACAGCGTCGCCATCGTCACGAACGCCGGCGGCCCGGGCGTGATGGCGACGGACGCGGTCGGCGACGCCGACCTCGACATGGCGTCGTTCACGCGCGAGACGACGGACGCCCTCGCCGAGTCGATGCCGGAGGAGGCGAACATCCACAACCCGGTCGACGTGATCGGCGACGCCGACGTGGCGCGGTTCCGGGAGGCGCTCGAAACGACCGTCGCCGACGACAACGTCGGGGCCGCCCTCGTGTTGGCCGCGCCGACGGCGACGATCGACTTCGACGAGCTGGCGGACGCGATCACCGACGTGAGCGCCGAGATGGACGCCCCCGTCGCCGCCTGCCTGATGGGCGGCGACCGGACCCGCGAGCCGAAACAGCGGCTTCAGGCGCAGGGGATCCCCTGTTACTTCGATCCCGCGCGCGCAATCGACAGCCTCGCGACGCTGGCCGAGTACCGCGACATCAAAGCCCGGGAGTACGCCGAGCCGATGTCGTTCGACGTCGACCGCGAGCGCGCCCGCGAGATCCTCGGTACGGTGCGCGACCGCGACGACAACCGGCTGGGCGTCGAGGCGATGGAACTGCTCGACGCCTACGGCATCCCCACGCCCGACGGCGAGATCGTCGACTCGCCGGAGCGCGCCCGGGAGGTAGCCGAAGCGGTCGACGGCGACGTGGTGATGAAGATCGTCTCGCCGGACATCCTGCATAAGTCCGACATCGGTGGCGTCGCCGTCGGCGTGAGCGACGAGGACGTGGCCGACACCTACGAGGACCTGATCACCCGCGCGCGCAACTACCAGCCGGACGCGACCGTCCTCGGCGTGCAGGTGCAGGAGATGGTCGATCTCGACGACGGCGTCGAGACGATCGTCGGCATGAACCGCGACCCGCAGTTCGGGCCGCTGCTGATGTTCGGGCTGGGCGGCATCTTCGTGGAGGTGATGGAGGACACCACCTTCCGCGTCGCGCCCGTCTCCGAGCCGGAGGCCCGCGAGATGACCGAGGAGATCCAGTCGGCACCGCTGTTGCGGGGTGCCCGCGGCCGCGACCCGGTCGACGTCGACGCCGTGATCGAGACGATCGGCCGGCTCTCGCAGCTGGTCACCGACTTCCCGGCCATCCTCGAACTCGACATCAACCCCCTCGTCGCACTGCCCGACGACGACGGCGGCACGAACGCCGCCGCCGTCGACGTGAGACTCACCGTCGACCCGGAGGAACTCGACTCGGCGACGGCCGACCCGGAGACCGACCCGACCCCGATCGACGCGGAGGAACCCACCAATGACTGA
- a CDS encoding IS6 family transposase translates to MPENDRLSGCLDEINLEFVEREATPKLLMKLSIQLHLSGLSLSNTVSFLEVFGVDRVRSTVHNWVHKADLQPESDRNPNHVAVDETVIQLDTEQYWLYAAVDPESNDLLHTRLEPTRNNAIADRFFAELREKHDVDDAIFLVDGAAPLQRACRKHGLDFRYERHGNRNSVERVFREVKRRTTSFSNCFSNAEAETANEWLRSFAFAWNQLI, encoded by the coding sequence ATGCCAGAAAACGACCGCCTCAGCGGCTGTTTAGACGAGATCAACTTAGAGTTTGTGGAGCGAGAAGCAACACCGAAGCTGTTGATGAAGCTCAGTATTCAGCTCCATTTGTCTGGACTATCGCTTTCGAATACTGTTTCGTTTCTTGAGGTATTCGGTGTTGATCGAGTTCGATCGACCGTTCATAACTGGGTTCACAAAGCCGACCTACAGCCGGAATCGGATCGGAACCCAAATCACGTCGCGGTTGATGAGACCGTGATTCAACTCGATACTGAGCAATATTGGCTGTACGCTGCTGTCGATCCCGAATCAAATGATCTGCTACACACACGGCTTGAACCGACGAGAAATAACGCGATCGCAGATCGGTTTTTCGCGGAACTCCGCGAAAAACACGACGTAGATGACGCGATCTTTCTCGTTGATGGTGCGGCTCCACTTCAGCGAGCCTGTCGTAAACACGGCCTCGATTTCAGATACGAACGACATGGAAATCGGAACAGCGTCGAACGTGTCTTTCGTGAGGTAAAACGCAGAACTACCAGTTTCTCAAACTGTTTCAGCAACGCCGAAGCAGAAACAGCAAACGAGTGGCTCAGATCCTTTGCCTTCGCATGGAATCAGCTTATCTGA
- a CDS encoding DUF373 family protein, translating into MLLVLCVDLDDDLGRKTGIPTPVIGDEDVTEAAVALATADPEDSDVNVLFQGVNVHDELAAEGEAVEVAAVTGVDGPDVKANRAVAQEVDRVLAELSTGEEVSAVVITDGAQDESVLPVIRSRMPIDGMRRVVVRQAQDLESLYYTIKQVLADPETRGTILIPLGVLLLIYPLVVVANLFDVAGAAVLGILSGAVGLYSLFRGLGLEETVDGAAESVRNVLYTGRVTLVTYVVALALIVVGGVQGVDTVDAVRGVQGGSLAAGTALAAFVHGFVQWLGVAGVTSSLGQITDEYLAGRFRWRYLNAPFYVVSIAVVLFAVSGFFLPDAPGVTALGLSELAMALAAGTLIGVLSTLAFAVAESQLPSADPV; encoded by the coding sequence ATGCTGCTCGTCCTCTGCGTCGACCTCGACGACGACCTCGGCCGCAAGACGGGGATCCCCACCCCCGTCATCGGCGACGAGGACGTCACCGAGGCCGCGGTCGCGCTCGCGACCGCCGACCCCGAAGACTCCGACGTCAACGTCCTCTTTCAGGGGGTCAACGTCCACGACGAGCTGGCCGCCGAGGGCGAGGCCGTCGAGGTGGCGGCCGTCACCGGGGTCGACGGCCCCGACGTGAAGGCGAACCGCGCCGTGGCTCAGGAGGTCGACCGCGTCCTCGCGGAGCTGTCGACCGGCGAGGAGGTCTCCGCGGTCGTGATCACCGACGGCGCGCAAGACGAGTCCGTCCTCCCCGTGATCCGGTCGCGGATGCCGATCGACGGGATGCGTCGGGTCGTCGTCCGACAGGCGCAGGACCTCGAATCGCTCTACTACACGATCAAACAGGTGCTGGCCGACCCGGAGACCCGGGGGACGATCCTCATCCCGCTCGGCGTCCTCCTGCTCATCTACCCGCTCGTCGTCGTCGCGAACCTCTTCGACGTCGCCGGCGCGGCGGTGCTCGGAATCCTCTCCGGCGCGGTCGGGCTCTACTCGCTGTTCCGCGGGCTGGGCCTCGAAGAGACCGTCGACGGCGCGGCCGAGAGCGTCCGGAACGTCCTCTACACCGGCCGCGTCACCCTCGTCACGTACGTCGTCGCGCTCGCGCTGATCGTCGTCGGCGGCGTTCAGGGGGTCGACACCGTCGACGCCGTCCGCGGCGTTCAGGGCGGGTCGCTCGCCGCCGGCACCGCCCTCGCGGCGTTCGTCCACGGGTTCGTCCAGTGGCTCGGCGTCGCCGGCGTCACCTCCAGTCTCGGCCAGATAACCGACGAGTACCTCGCCGGGCGGTTCCGGTGGCGCTACCTCAACGCGCCGTTCTACGTCGTGTCCATCGCGGTCGTGCTGTTCGCAGTCTCCGGGTTCTTCCTCCCGGACGCGCCGGGCGTGACGGCGCTCGGCCTCTCGGAGCTGGCGATGGCGCTCGCGGCGGGGACGCTCATCGGCGTGTTGAGCACGCTCGCGTTCGCGGTCGCGGAGTCGCAGCTCCCCTCGGCGGACCCGGTGTGA
- a CDS encoding radical SAM protein, protein MISKGCEQCAKGGKMVLFVYGYCDQRDCFYCPLGENRKNVTDVYANERKVESDADVIEEAKRMSALGTSITGGEPQEAMAKTTRYLELLKDEFGEDHHTHLYTGITGGRKNMRRLSEAGLDEIRFHPPLEMWGDMHGTEWEEILHIAREEGLTPAFEIPGIRAEPEFLEFLDEGAAEFCNINEFEMSDGNYRRMQEEGFELQEDHMSAVEGSKDDAILEEMASHEKVYFCTSVFKDAAQHRNRLKRMAKNIRREFDEVTDDGTLVYGKAFADADRFEALGVPEEFYTVKSEHVEVAWWLLEEMVEDGDLDRGEIVEQYPTVDGTVVERTPVA, encoded by the coding sequence ATGATCTCCAAGGGCTGTGAACAGTGCGCCAAGGGCGGGAAGATGGTGCTTTTCGTCTACGGCTACTGCGACCAGCGGGACTGCTTCTACTGCCCCCTCGGAGAGAACCGGAAGAACGTCACCGACGTGTACGCCAACGAGCGGAAGGTGGAGTCCGACGCGGACGTGATCGAGGAGGCCAAGCGCATGAGCGCGCTCGGCACGTCGATCACCGGCGGCGAGCCGCAGGAGGCGATGGCGAAGACGACCCGCTACCTCGAACTGCTGAAAGACGAGTTCGGCGAGGACCACCACACCCACCTCTACACCGGGATCACGGGCGGCCGCAAGAACATGCGCCGCCTCTCTGAGGCGGGGCTCGACGAGATCCGCTTCCACCCGCCGCTGGAGATGTGGGGCGACATGCACGGCACCGAGTGGGAGGAGATCCTCCACATCGCCCGCGAGGAGGGGCTCACGCCCGCCTTCGAGATCCCCGGCATCCGCGCGGAGCCGGAGTTCCTGGAGTTCTTAGACGAGGGTGCGGCCGAGTTCTGTAACATCAACGAGTTCGAGATGTCCGACGGCAACTACCGCCGGATGCAAGAGGAGGGCTTCGAGCTGCAGGAGGACCACATGTCCGCCGTCGAGGGGTCGAAGGACGACGCCATCCTCGAAGAGATGGCGAGCCACGAGAAGGTGTACTTCTGTACCTCGGTGTTCAAAGACGCCGCCCAGCACCGGAACCGCCTGAAGCGGATGGCGAAGAACATCCGCCGCGAGTTCGACGAGGTGACCGACGACGGCACCTTGGTCTACGGGAAGGCGTTCGCCGACGCCGACCGGTTCGAGGCGCTCGGCGTCCCGGAGGAGTTCTACACCGTCAAGTCGGAGCACGTCGAGGTGGCGTGGTGGCTCCTCGAAGAGATGGTTGAGGACGGGGACCTCGACCGCGGCGAGATCGTCGAGCAGTACCCGACCGTCGACGGCACCGTCGTCGAGCGCACGCCGGTCGCTTGA
- a CDS encoding DUF6517 family protein: MKSGETLDSDDETHSTTDATTRRGALGLAGAVGLASLAGCTALDVATGGEPAEFAAGTATVADATLSDTGYELNDVSEETLSREVEAGGQTREVRVTNAVAEYDKAVELFGERYQAAVFAAVATPRIEVLGQALNPIAELSTRERADLILSRFENVGDLERGTEYTTTVLESDADVVVYTAQGEIEGTGASTELELHIGEPVSVEDDFVLPVAAYPAAFSDGENVRLMMNGLEHEPNEEN, translated from the coding sequence ATGAAATCCGGTGAGACGCTCGATTCCGACGACGAGACCCACTCGACGACCGACGCGACCACCCGTCGGGGCGCGCTCGGGCTGGCGGGCGCTGTCGGCCTCGCGAGCCTCGCCGGCTGCACCGCGCTCGACGTGGCGACCGGCGGCGAGCCCGCGGAGTTCGCCGCCGGGACGGCGACGGTCGCTGACGCGACCCTCTCCGACACGGGGTACGAGCTCAACGACGTGAGCGAGGAGACCCTCTCTCGGGAGGTCGAGGCCGGCGGTCAGACCCGCGAGGTCCGGGTGACGAACGCGGTCGCCGAGTACGACAAGGCCGTCGAGCTGTTCGGCGAGCGCTATCAGGCCGCCGTCTTCGCCGCGGTGGCGACGCCCCGGATCGAGGTGCTCGGGCAGGCGCTCAACCCCATCGCCGAACTCAGCACGCGGGAGCGGGCGGATCTCATCCTGAGCCGCTTCGAGAACGTCGGCGACCTCGAACGCGGGACGGAGTACACGACGACGGTCCTCGAAAGCGACGCCGACGTCGTCGTGTACACGGCGCAAGGCGAGATCGAGGGCACCGGCGCGAGCACCGAGTTGGAGCTCCACATCGGCGAGCCGGTCTCGGTCGAGGACGACTTCGTCCTCCCGGTCGCGGCGTACCCGGCCGCGTTCAGCGACGGCGAGAACGTCCGGCTGATGATGAACGGGCTCGAACACGAGCCGAACGAGGAGAACTGA
- a CDS encoding phosphotransacetylase family protein — protein sequence MTDTPTTLVTATGDSAGKTAITVALARLAAEGDRSVGYMKPKGTRLQSNVGKTLDQDPMLAREVLGLDAEMHQMEPVVYSPTFVEGAVRGTEDPDALRDRIREEYEGIAADHDQVFVEGGGSWTTGGVVDLTDVDVAELLDARVVLVAEYGSPNDLDEVLAAADAFGDRLAGVVFNKVSDDAFESLDQDGIPFLESKGITVFGALPYEKELAGVTVGELTDELGAELLTDAPTDAFVERFLVGAMGGDEALRYFRRARDAAVITGGDRADVQTAALDASGVACLVLTGGHRPSGAVLGKAADAGKPVLAVNTDTVTAIDRAEAVVRGGRTRDVRTVDRMAELLGDHVDVDALV from the coding sequence ATGACTGACACACCCACCACACTCGTCACCGCGACCGGAGACAGCGCCGGAAAGACAGCGATCACCGTCGCCTTAGCGCGGCTCGCCGCGGAGGGCGACCGCAGCGTCGGCTACATGAAACCGAAGGGCACCCGGCTCCAGTCGAACGTCGGCAAGACGCTCGACCAGGACCCGATGCTCGCCCGCGAGGTGCTCGGCTTAGACGCCGAGATGCACCAGATGGAACCGGTCGTCTACTCGCCGACGTTCGTCGAGGGCGCGGTCCGCGGCACCGAGGACCCCGACGCCCTGCGCGACCGGATCCGCGAGGAGTACGAGGGCATCGCCGCCGACCACGACCAGGTGTTCGTCGAGGGCGGCGGCAGCTGGACCACCGGCGGCGTCGTCGACCTCACCGACGTGGACGTGGCGGAGCTGCTCGACGCGCGGGTCGTCCTCGTCGCCGAGTACGGCTCGCCGAACGACTTGGACGAGGTGCTGGCGGCCGCCGACGCGTTCGGCGACCGCCTCGCCGGCGTCGTGTTCAACAAGGTGTCCGACGACGCCTTCGAGTCGCTCGACCAGGACGGCATCCCGTTCCTCGAATCGAAGGGGATCACGGTGTTCGGCGCGCTCCCGTACGAGAAGGAGCTCGCGGGCGTCACGGTCGGCGAGCTCACCGACGAGCTGGGTGCCGAACTGCTCACGGACGCGCCCACCGACGCGTTCGTCGAGCGCTTCCTCGTCGGCGCGATGGGCGGCGACGAAGCGCTGCGGTACTTCCGGCGCGCCCGCGACGCCGCCGTCATCACGGGCGGCGACCGCGCGGACGTACAGACCGCCGCGCTCGACGCCTCGGGCGTCGCCTGTCTCGTCCTCACCGGGGGCCACCGCCCCTCCGGCGCGGTGCTGGGCAAGGCCGCGGACGCCGGCAAGCCCGTGCTGGCGGTGAACACCGACACGGTCACGGCCATCGACCGCGCCGAGGCGGTCGTCCGCGGCGGCCGCACGCGCGACGTCCGCACCGTCGACCGGATGGCCGAACTGCTCGGCGACCACGTCGACGTGGACGCGCTCGTCTGA